In Deltaproteobacteria bacterium, the following are encoded in one genomic region:
- a CDS encoding TonB-dependent receptor: MRAGFLAWTLLVTGVAHAQGVDAFDAGAVETDEVDAGPFAPDAGSFEPDAGKLLALSASVVASTPTSAASATTLRERDLVMRPHATPEDILRAVPGLVIAQHQGGGKADQLFLRGFDADHGTDVSLLLDGVPVNLPSHGHGQGYADANFLLPEVIDRVDVTKGPYYPELGDFDTAGAVNLRTRRMFAESSLSATYGSFDEYRVLAIGTAPQLAGTPWLAAAVEGTNGPFQYPEDLQRYNVFAKDTLSITPELELALLANAYGSQWSSSGQLPERAVAEGRVEELGSLDPSEGGQTQRQQLIATLTQKHAGEQELQLQAWVLRYRVSLFSDFTFALRDPVNLDEIEQDDARTATGLDAHVGRTSHLGPAQLTSTLGAQARFDDIHTQLWHVHQRQRLSDCFDDGVNPCDDAQIAESSLSAYLAEDLRLGRWLRVVAGVRGDLFTFKVDDLRPGGSQSGVVQASIANPKLQIAVRPTDFWELFGDLGGGFHSNDARAVIAAHASGALPRAFGAELGTRVRLLDRLELAATAWSLHLQSEQVFDADEDTTSAAGPTQRYGLELEGRYEIQPWLWADADLALAHAVFTQDPSNANAVALAPTRTGAAGLTALHPSGWKARLGMRSVADRPANADGSLVAQGYTLFEVSAAYRWRMFELGLVIENLLGTHWREAQFDTTTQLPGEAAPVTDVAFTPGAPRNGRITLSAFY; encoded by the coding sequence ATGCGCGCGGGCTTCCTCGCGTGGACACTCCTCGTGACCGGTGTCGCGCATGCCCAGGGTGTGGATGCGTTCGACGCGGGGGCCGTCGAGACCGATGAGGTGGATGCCGGACCTTTTGCCCCGGATGCAGGTTCGTTCGAGCCCGACGCCGGGAAGCTGTTGGCGCTGAGCGCGTCGGTGGTGGCGTCGACGCCCACCTCGGCGGCCTCTGCGACCACGCTCCGCGAGCGCGATCTGGTGATGCGGCCGCACGCCACGCCCGAGGACATTCTTCGCGCCGTCCCCGGCCTGGTGATTGCCCAACACCAGGGCGGTGGAAAGGCCGATCAGCTCTTCCTGCGCGGCTTCGACGCCGACCACGGCACTGACGTGAGCCTGCTGCTCGACGGCGTCCCGGTGAATCTGCCCAGCCACGGCCACGGCCAGGGCTACGCGGATGCGAACTTCTTGCTCCCCGAGGTCATCGATCGCGTCGACGTGACCAAGGGGCCGTACTACCCCGAGCTCGGCGACTTCGACACCGCGGGTGCCGTGAATCTGCGCACACGACGCATGTTCGCGGAGAGCTCGCTCTCCGCAACGTACGGCAGCTTCGACGAGTACCGCGTGCTCGCCATCGGCACCGCGCCACAGCTCGCGGGAACGCCGTGGCTCGCGGCGGCCGTCGAGGGGACGAACGGACCTTTTCAATACCCGGAGGACCTGCAGCGCTACAACGTGTTCGCGAAGGACACGCTCTCGATCACGCCGGAGCTGGAGCTGGCGCTCCTCGCGAACGCGTACGGCTCACAGTGGAGCTCGAGCGGGCAGCTCCCCGAGCGCGCGGTCGCGGAAGGCCGGGTGGAGGAGCTCGGATCTCTGGATCCGAGCGAAGGCGGGCAGACGCAGCGGCAGCAGCTCATCGCCACGCTCACGCAGAAGCACGCGGGCGAGCAGGAGCTGCAACTTCAAGCGTGGGTTCTCCGCTATCGCGTGTCGCTCTTCAGCGACTTCACGTTTGCGCTGCGTGATCCTGTGAACCTCGACGAGATCGAGCAAGACGACGCGCGTACCGCCACGGGCCTCGATGCGCACGTGGGGCGGACTTCGCACCTCGGTCCCGCGCAGCTCACGAGCACGCTCGGCGCGCAGGCCCGCTTCGACGACATCCACACCCAGCTCTGGCACGTGCATCAACGTCAGCGGCTGTCGGATTGCTTCGATGATGGCGTGAATCCCTGCGACGACGCGCAGATCGCCGAGAGCTCGCTCTCCGCGTACCTCGCGGAAGATCTGCGCCTGGGCCGATGGCTGCGCGTGGTCGCGGGCGTGCGCGGCGATCTCTTCACGTTCAAAGTCGACGATCTCAGGCCAGGGGGTTCGCAGAGCGGCGTGGTGCAAGCGTCGATCGCGAATCCGAAGTTGCAGATCGCGGTCCGGCCGACCGACTTCTGGGAGCTGTTCGGCGACCTCGGCGGCGGCTTCCACTCGAATGACGCGCGCGCGGTGATCGCGGCGCACGCCTCGGGCGCACTGCCACGCGCGTTTGGCGCCGAGTTGGGGACGCGGGTGCGCTTGCTCGATCGACTCGAGCTCGCCGCGACCGCGTGGAGCCTGCATCTGCAATCGGAGCAGGTCTTCGACGCCGATGAGGACACGACTTCGGCCGCCGGTCCGACGCAGCGCTACGGACTCGAGCTCGAAGGTCGGTACGAGATCCAGCCGTGGCTCTGGGCGGACGCCGATCTCGCGCTTGCGCATGCGGTGTTCACGCAGGATCCGAGCAACGCCAATGCGGTGGCGCTCGCGCCCACGCGCACCGGCGCCGCGGGCCTGACCGCGCTGCACCCGAGCGGCTGGAAAGCGCGGCTCGGCATGCGCTCCGTCGCCGATCGCCCGGCCAACGCGGACGGCTCGCTCGTGGCGCAGGGCTACACGCTGTTCGAAGTGAGCGCTGCCTATCGCTGGCGGATGTTCGAGCTCGGGCTGGTGATCGAGAACCTGCTCGGCACGCATTGGCGCGAGGCGCAATTCGACACCACGACGCAGCTCCCGGGCGAAGCCGCACCCGTGACCGATGTCGCCTTCACGCCGGGCGCGCCGCGCAACGGACGCATCACGCTCTCTGCCTTCTATTGA
- a CDS encoding urease accessory protein translates to MSALAIAAVLGLLLGLRHAFEPDHLAAVTTLVTSGESPSRGFRLGATWGLGHTLSLFVVGGALCVLRRQLPPALEDGFELVVAVMLVVLGVRALVIAGHGHAHPAPSNPGRRSLLVGLTHGLAGSGAMTAIAMAAMPDPKLALGYIALFGAGSAVGMGLMTAVAGRGLRALDGRQQWQRGLTVAAGLVSLVLGLVWGTPRAVRLVSRPAESVQLSLR, encoded by the coding sequence ATGTCCGCCCTCGCCATCGCCGCCGTGCTGGGCCTGCTCCTGGGGCTGCGCCACGCCTTCGAGCCGGACCACCTGGCGGCCGTGACCACCCTGGTGACCTCGGGCGAGTCGCCGTCGCGCGGCTTCCGCTTGGGCGCCACCTGGGGCCTGGGACACACGCTCTCGCTCTTCGTGGTGGGCGGCGCGCTGTGTGTGCTGCGGCGCCAGCTCCCGCCCGCGCTCGAGGACGGCTTCGAGCTCGTGGTGGCGGTGATGCTCGTGGTGCTGGGCGTGCGCGCGCTGGTCATCGCGGGCCATGGACACGCGCACCCGGCGCCCTCGAACCCAGGGCGCCGCTCGCTGCTCGTGGGCCTCACCCATGGGCTCGCGGGAAGCGGCGCCATGACCGCGATCGCCATGGCGGCCATGCCCGATCCCAAGCTGGCGCTCGGCTACATCGCGCTCTTCGGTGCGGGCTCGGCCGTCGGAATGGGGCTGATGACGGCCGTCGCGGGCCGCGGGCTGCGCGCGCTCGATGGCCGGCAGCAGTGGCAGCGCGGGCTGACCGTGGCCGCCGGGCTGGTCTCGCTGGTGCTGGGGCTGGTCTGGGGGACGCCGCGCGCGGTGCGGCTGGTGTCTCGGCCTGCCGAGTCGGTGCAGCTCTCGCTCCGCTGA
- the nikR gene encoding nickel-responsive transcriptional regulator NikR, protein MADELERFGVSIESELLEGFDAKIAEKGYATRSEALRDLIRGWLNETVAASDARREAMGTLTIFYDHTRRELTEKLTELGHDHHHLVLTTLHFHVDHDHCLEVLALKGPVGELRHFADHVNALKGVTRGELVVMLPDAGRASKRKAVRHSHGPGHSHSHG, encoded by the coding sequence ATGGCAGACGAGCTGGAGCGGTTCGGGGTGAGCATCGAGAGTGAGCTGCTCGAGGGCTTCGACGCGAAGATCGCGGAGAAGGGCTACGCCACGCGCAGCGAGGCCCTGCGCGACTTGATCCGCGGTTGGCTGAACGAGACCGTGGCCGCGAGCGACGCGCGCCGCGAGGCCATGGGCACGCTGACCATCTTCTACGATCACACGCGCCGCGAGCTCACCGAGAAGCTCACCGAGCTCGGGCACGATCATCACCACCTCGTGCTCACGACGCTGCACTTCCACGTGGATCACGATCACTGCCTCGAGGTGCTCGCGCTCAAGGGGCCGGTGGGCGAGCTGCGGCACTTCGCGGATCACGTGAACGCGCTCAAGGGCGTGACGCGCGGCGAGCTGGTGGTGATGCTGCCCGATGCGGGACGTGCGTCGAAGCGCAAGGCGGTGCGCCACTCGCACGGGCCGGGTCACTCGCACTCGCACGGCTAG
- a CDS encoding radical SAM protein, producing MRYELAHGRIQTWALEAHLVDHCNLRCAGCCPLSPHAPESFADPDGLARDLQLAATALAPRLLRLTGGEPTLHPKIVECLQAARASKVAPRIQVTTNGTKVAELPDAFFTNVDVLKLSLYPSAPLTQKAVERLEARCGEHGVELQARAFDRFQRVTPRELTQSPEQTQRAFHECWMKTRCHLVHRGHFYMCTRPPKLEPYLRRHGIANTLADDDGVALDGPRLAERILRMLEREEPMESCRHCLGNSGEWSQHRQLSREEIAAGRDD from the coding sequence ATGCGCTACGAGCTCGCGCACGGCCGGATCCAGACCTGGGCGCTCGAGGCGCACCTGGTGGATCACTGCAACTTGCGCTGTGCGGGCTGCTGTCCGCTCTCGCCGCACGCGCCGGAGTCGTTCGCGGATCCGGATGGGCTCGCGCGAGATCTTCAACTCGCGGCCACGGCGCTCGCGCCACGTCTGCTGCGGCTCACGGGCGGCGAGCCCACGCTGCATCCAAAGATCGTCGAGTGCTTGCAGGCGGCGCGCGCGTCGAAGGTCGCACCGCGGATCCAGGTCACCACCAACGGCACCAAGGTCGCGGAGCTGCCGGACGCATTCTTCACGAACGTGGACGTGCTCAAGCTGAGCCTCTATCCGAGCGCGCCGTTGACGCAGAAGGCCGTGGAGCGCCTCGAGGCGCGGTGTGGCGAGCACGGCGTGGAGCTGCAGGCGCGCGCGTTCGATCGGTTTCAGCGCGTCACGCCGCGCGAGTTGACGCAGTCTCCCGAGCAGACGCAGCGGGCATTTCACGAGTGCTGGATGAAGACTCGCTGCCACCTCGTGCATCGTGGACACTTCTACATGTGCACGCGGCCCCCGAAGCTCGAGCCGTACCTGCGGCGCCACGGCATCGCCAACACGCTCGCCGACGACGACGGCGTCGCGCTCGATGGTCCGCGGCTCGCCGAGCGGATCTTGCGGATGCTCGAGCGCGAGGAGCCGATGGAGTCGTGCCGCCACTGCCTCGGAAATTCGGGCGAGTGGTCGCAGCACCGACAGCTCTCGCGCGAAGAGATCGCCGCGGGTCGCGACGATTGA